In Planctomycetia bacterium, one DNA window encodes the following:
- a CDS encoding O-antigen ligase family protein — translation MASLTAQRTPLLLSLGILLLIAAGIAFSATLATDSVSVLIFWSALGGLTALLFYAVKGDLLVAVLIWFVTLIALHEEFWRVSVPLFFALTIPRIGLVVLALLLLAMIALGRVPVRHAWPVSGYMLALATYFFASALVSGFETRSVVTVHYRLIGGYIFPFVVFGLVLHAFRNERDFRRLAIFFVILSVYLTFTGWCERFKLNALIFPRFISDPSIGIHFGRVRGPFVLSPAMGLALCYCFFNNLVLARNHRSVGRWWLLLLNAAMLPPIFWTYTRSVWLSFVLCLMIWAMYSQRRATRVIIVSLLIALVLVIGVVNMGNFMTDDRSKGGLTDTEPILLRIGLAQMTWEIVKEHPFFGVGFGHFRDHAPNFARDPSSPFYAFGTTALEHNNMLSILAETGIVGITLYLLTVIALVRFSIQLYRKLPRTSPRLIGPDLLVLYWILAMAYFIDGTFRETSDNPFANSLFFGLSAVPVALNELLSPSPLRRSSDPAARARSAGRPRVPPRPNGLIAGAAPAARGGRR, via the coding sequence TTGGCATCACTCACTGCGCAACGAACGCCACTGCTGCTGTCGCTGGGTATCCTGCTGCTGATCGCGGCGGGGATCGCCTTCTCTGCCACGCTCGCGACGGATTCGGTAAGCGTCTTGATTTTCTGGTCGGCGCTGGGCGGGTTGACCGCGCTGCTGTTTTACGCCGTCAAGGGCGATCTGCTCGTGGCGGTGCTGATCTGGTTTGTCACGCTGATCGCGCTGCATGAGGAGTTCTGGCGCGTCTCGGTGCCGCTCTTTTTCGCGCTGACGATTCCGCGTATCGGGCTGGTCGTCCTCGCCTTGCTGCTCCTGGCGATGATCGCGCTGGGGCGCGTGCCGGTGCGCCATGCCTGGCCGGTCAGCGGGTACATGCTGGCGCTGGCGACGTACTTCTTCGCTTCGGCGCTGGTCTCCGGATTTGAGACGCGCTCGGTCGTCACCGTCCACTATCGCCTCATCGGCGGCTACATCTTTCCGTTCGTTGTGTTCGGCCTGGTTCTGCACGCTTTTCGCAACGAGCGGGACTTTCGGCGCCTGGCGATTTTTTTCGTGATTCTCTCGGTCTATTTGACTTTTACGGGCTGGTGCGAGCGCTTCAAGCTCAACGCCCTGATCTTTCCCCGGTTCATTTCCGACCCGAGCATCGGTATTCACTTCGGCCGTGTGCGTGGGCCGTTCGTGCTGTCGCCCGCGATGGGGCTGGCGCTGTGCTATTGCTTTTTTAACAACCTGGTGCTGGCGCGCAACCATCGCAGCGTCGGGCGGTGGTGGCTGCTGCTGCTGAACGCGGCGATGCTACCGCCGATTTTCTGGACGTACACGCGCTCGGTGTGGTTGAGCTTCGTGCTGTGCCTGATGATCTGGGCGATGTACTCGCAGCGCCGGGCCACCCGTGTCATTATTGTGTCGCTGCTGATCGCGCTGGTTCTCGTGATCGGCGTTGTGAACATGGGGAATTTCATGACGGACGACCGCAGCAAGGGCGGTCTGACCGACACCGAGCCGATCCTTCTGCGCATCGGTCTGGCGCAGATGACCTGGGAAATCGTGAAGGAGCATCCGTTCTTCGGCGTCGGCTTCGGGCATTTTCGCGATCATGCGCCGAACTTCGCACGCGATCCGTCCAGCCCGTTTTACGCCTTCGGAACGACCGCCCTTGAACACAACAACATGCTCTCGATCCTCGCTGAAACGGGCATCGTCGGCATCACGCTTTATCTGCTCACCGTGATCGCGCTCGTGCGGTTCAGCATTCAGCTTTACCGCAAGCTGCCGCGTACCAGTCCGCGCCTGATCGGGCCGGACCTGCTCGTGTTGTACTGGATTCTCGCGATGGCGTATTTCATCGACGGCACTTTCCGCGAGACCAGCGACAACCCCTTCGCCAATAGTCTTTTCTTCGGCCTTAGCGCCGTGCCCGTCGCGCTGAATGAATTGCTCTCCCCGTCACCCCTGCGGCGTTCCAGTGACCCGGCCGCTCGCGCCCGGTCCGCAGGCAGGCCTCGTGTGCCGCCGCGGCCAAACGGTCTGATCGCCGGCGCCGCGCCCGCTGCGCGAGGAGGGCGGCGGTGA
- a CDS encoding lipopolysaccharide biosynthesis protein, with protein sequence MKAVLHISRQGDAAAEAAPPAMAHEPLNGDAGGESLGQTSHGAPTGMFSNSPLHQAMGLYLPATVAFRLINFFRIILLTWFMTQQQFGLLTMILAVMNVMTPLCSLGLNEAVTRYVPQHEKQGTLLAFVRKSFLLLGAITMISVGVICIFAQPLGDFFYAQFTDPEVRRLFSADAPELARLSAVVTALLIVYFYLLAVFKGLRMFTALSVMEMAHGLLFLALSIVAIVTGHLSAFTLTAVYGISLALPITWFGFGFVRTIGRWHGQHELTEEGGFARRLLKFSVWTTLAGITWQVLVYYPAWYLNKIQGQEAVAVFNAVRQIGQFVLIGAVAVVTVVMTIVTKTWENRGREAAQRQLSLAFRGTGLALFVFCAMLALAKDYIILMFRVEYADGAAILPIHLLFFLMGAYLAFLPIHFHLIEKTRHMFWPWAAGVAANVLYAFWLAGPHQARVMRTAGWQWAAGHASWFFTTGFSGPRGLDSAAWCGVLAIATSLALCVWLIQAECTRLDRGTFIVLGAACLLALSPLLLTVGTVLVLLVAWKTELVFSADERQRINGYILESLRHVPPLRAMGRWRNGRT encoded by the coding sequence GTGAAAGCCGTGCTGCACATTTCGAGACAGGGTGATGCGGCGGCGGAAGCGGCTCCGCCGGCGATGGCGCACGAACCACTGAACGGCGACGCCGGCGGAGAGTCCCTGGGCCAGACGTCTCACGGCGCGCCGACGGGCATGTTCTCCAACTCGCCGCTGCACCAGGCGATGGGGTTGTATCTGCCGGCGACCGTTGCTTTCCGGCTGATCAACTTTTTTCGCATCATCCTGCTGACCTGGTTCATGACGCAGCAGCAGTTCGGTCTGCTGACGATGATCCTCGCGGTGATGAACGTCATGACGCCGCTGTGCAGTCTCGGACTGAATGAAGCAGTCACGCGGTACGTCCCCCAGCACGAGAAGCAGGGCACGCTCCTGGCGTTCGTGCGCAAATCGTTTCTACTGCTCGGTGCGATCACGATGATCAGCGTCGGCGTCATCTGTATCTTCGCGCAGCCGCTGGGCGACTTTTTCTACGCCCAGTTCACCGATCCGGAAGTGCGGCGGCTGTTCTCGGCCGACGCGCCGGAACTGGCTCGCCTGTCTGCCGTCGTGACGGCTCTGCTGATTGTCTATTTCTATCTCCTGGCCGTGTTCAAGGGCTTGCGCATGTTCACGGCCCTATCGGTCATGGAAATGGCACACGGATTGCTCTTTCTCGCGTTGAGCATCGTGGCCATCGTCACGGGTCACCTTAGCGCCTTCACGCTGACGGCGGTGTACGGCATTTCGCTGGCGCTGCCGATCACGTGGTTCGGGTTCGGTTTTGTCCGCACGATCGGGCGCTGGCACGGGCAGCACGAGCTGACGGAGGAAGGCGGCTTTGCCCGGCGATTGCTCAAGTTCAGCGTCTGGACGACGCTCGCCGGCATCACCTGGCAGGTGCTGGTCTACTATCCGGCGTGGTACCTTAACAAGATTCAGGGGCAGGAGGCGGTCGCCGTCTTCAACGCCGTGCGCCAGATCGGGCAATTTGTCCTGATCGGTGCGGTGGCGGTGGTGACCGTGGTCATGACGATCGTGACGAAGACCTGGGAGAATCGCGGTCGCGAGGCGGCGCAGCGGCAGTTGTCGCTGGCGTTCCGCGGGACGGGCCTGGCGTTGTTCGTGTTTTGCGCGATGCTGGCCCTGGCGAAGGACTATATCATTCTGATGTTTCGCGTCGAGTACGCCGACGGCGCGGCGATTCTCCCGATTCACCTGTTGTTCTTCCTGATGGGGGCGTATCTCGCGTTCCTGCCCATTCATTTCCACCTGATTGAGAAGACGCGGCACATGTTCTGGCCGTGGGCGGCCGGTGTGGCCGCGAACGTGTTGTATGCGTTCTGGCTGGCGGGGCCTCACCAAGCGCGCGTGATGCGTACGGCGGGGTGGCAATGGGCCGCGGGCCATGCGTCATGGTTTTTTACGACCGGATTCAGCGGGCCGCGCGGTCTGGACAGCGCCGCCTGGTGCGGCGTCCTGGCGATTGCCACATCGCTGGCACTCTGTGTCTGGTTGATTCAAGCCGAGTGCACGAGACTGGACCGGGGCACGTTTATCGTTCTGGGGGCGGCCTGCCTGCTGGCGCTAAGTCCGCTCCTGCTGACCGTGGGGACCGTGCTGGTGCTGCTGGTCGCGTGGAAGACGGAGCTGGTCTTTTCCGCGGACGAGCGTCAGCGAATCAACGGCTACATTCTCGAGTCGCTTCGCCATGTGCCGCCGTTGCGCGCGATGGGGCGATGGCGAAACGGGCGAACCTGA
- a CDS encoding sugar transferase → MSAIKSTAVAISVLERADGRVALPSMLAPSASRANRGYAVVSRMLDVAISCIALVLAAPILLAAAVAIKLTSRGPVFFKQPRAGRGHVPFTMYKLRTMYNGADDDKELFRRLNSLPTGPCFKMRNDPRVTTVGRWLRRTSIDELPQFLNVLRGDMSLVGPRPLPLDEVRTDTADQRLRLSVKPGITCLWQVSGRTEIPYEEWLALDVWYIRNRSLALDLQILFKTIPAVLSGRGAY, encoded by the coding sequence ATGTCCGCGATCAAGTCTACCGCCGTCGCGATTTCCGTGCTCGAACGAGCCGACGGGCGCGTGGCATTGCCATCGATGCTGGCGCCGTCTGCGTCGCGCGCGAACCGCGGCTATGCGGTCGTATCGCGCATGCTTGACGTGGCGATCTCATGCATCGCGCTGGTGCTGGCGGCGCCGATCTTGCTCGCGGCGGCGGTGGCGATCAAGCTCACTTCGCGCGGGCCGGTCTTTTTCAAGCAGCCGCGCGCCGGCCGGGGGCATGTGCCTTTCACCATGTACAAGCTCCGCACCATGTACAACGGCGCGGACGACGACAAAGAGCTGTTTCGCCGGCTGAACAGCCTGCCGACCGGTCCGTGTTTCAAGATGAGAAACGACCCGCGCGTGACGACCGTCGGCCGATGGCTGCGGCGCACGAGCATCGACGAGCTTCCGCAATTCCTCAACGTCCTCCGCGGCGACATGAGCCTCGTCGGCCCGCGGCCCCTGCCGCTGGACGAGGTCCGCACCGACACGGCCGACCAGCGGTTGCGTTTGAGCGTGAAACCGGGCATCACGTGTCTGTGGCAGGTCAGCGGGCGGACGGAAATTCCTTACGAGGAATGGCTGGCGCTGGATGTCTGGTACATCCGCAATCGGTCGCTGGCGCTGGACCTGCAAATCCTCTTCAAGACGATTCCCGCCGTGTTGAGCGGCCGGGGAGCGTACTAA
- a CDS encoding glycosyltransferase, which yields MRIAIVICTKDRPEALRETLASVWSQSRKPDELLILDDGRMDDVARGDLARDAAHHHIGFIYHRKHEPGLTRSRNVAAQRATADVLIYLDDDVTCAANFVQEIAAIMADPRVAAVSPVLEEPRLQGRAARIWQLGYRIAGWWRVRPDVNSAARGAPPAMLAWEPHRVRPLAHLSGAAMALRRDVVLANPFDESLTQYALGEDREMGYRLAPRHWLLEAIQTNVVHRRETGGRGDPHRFGFMTSRNYLYILTRTCRMSPGRWALIVWSLLVIAIMHAAWGLTRREHWLELRGMIEGVRAFAAERIRHRSSLTREPQPALRGDELRRTSGVLLNGPASIGARDRTGAIDRPLRVLFVTNRLEPGGAELMLASLAKHLPARGVQPVIACLKDAGPLAADLRARGILVHEQLLHHKTDVAVIPRLRRLLRDEAIDLVTVAHSGGDRMFWSTVAAATRRTPVVVWSHWFPRAGHQHFETANRALYRFVDVFVALGERQRHAMIRHEKVPAGRIAVIRNAIELDAFIGRSRSAARRALRLADDQFSVGIVANLRAEKRHDAFIRAARTLAGRFPNMRFFIIGDGPNRDAVLAAAEASGLDHERLRLLGARHDVPDLLPGLDVACLCSEIECFSVSMLEAAVCGVPFVAPNVGCLGEFLVHEQTGLLTRPADPEGLALAVERLATDADLRHRIVETARRRVVHEFGVEHMAGAFSDLFAVVAARGPRKRSSTRRAIRAAPSAV from the coding sequence GTGCGAATCGCGATTGTCATCTGTACGAAGGATCGGCCCGAAGCGCTTCGCGAAACGCTCGCATCGGTCTGGTCGCAATCGCGCAAGCCCGATGAATTGCTGATCCTTGACGACGGCCGCATGGACGACGTCGCACGAGGCGACCTCGCGCGTGATGCCGCGCATCACCATATCGGGTTCATCTACCATCGCAAGCACGAACCCGGATTGACGCGGTCGCGCAACGTTGCCGCGCAGCGGGCGACGGCCGACGTGTTGATTTACCTCGACGACGACGTGACCTGTGCGGCGAATTTCGTGCAGGAAATCGCGGCGATCATGGCGGACCCGCGCGTCGCAGCCGTTTCGCCGGTCCTCGAAGAGCCGCGTCTTCAAGGACGCGCTGCCCGAATCTGGCAGCTTGGCTATCGCATCGCGGGCTGGTGGCGCGTGCGGCCGGACGTGAATTCCGCCGCGCGCGGCGCGCCGCCTGCGATGCTGGCGTGGGAGCCGCATCGCGTTCGACCTCTGGCGCATTTGTCGGGCGCGGCGATGGCGTTGCGGCGTGACGTGGTGCTGGCGAATCCCTTTGATGAGTCGCTCACGCAGTACGCGCTGGGCGAAGACCGCGAGATGGGCTATCGCCTTGCGCCGCGCCATTGGCTGCTGGAGGCGATTCAGACGAACGTCGTCCATCGGCGCGAGACCGGGGGCCGGGGCGACCCGCACCGATTCGGCTTCATGACGAGCCGAAATTACCTGTACATCCTCACCAGGACTTGCCGCATGTCGCCGGGGCGCTGGGCGCTGATTGTGTGGAGCCTGTTGGTGATCGCCATCATGCATGCGGCCTGGGGGCTGACGCGCCGCGAGCACTGGCTGGAGCTGCGGGGGATGATCGAGGGCGTGCGCGCGTTCGCGGCCGAGCGCATCCGCCATCGGTCGTCTTTGACGCGTGAGCCGCAACCGGCGCTGCGCGGGGACGAGCTTCGTCGTACATCCGGCGTATTGCTCAATGGGCCTGCGTCGATCGGCGCGAGGGATCGCACCGGGGCGATCGATCGACCTCTGCGTGTGTTGTTTGTCACCAATCGGCTCGAACCCGGCGGCGCGGAGCTGATGCTGGCGTCGCTGGCGAAGCATTTGCCCGCGCGCGGCGTGCAACCGGTGATTGCCTGCCTGAAGGATGCCGGCCCGCTCGCCGCCGACCTTCGCGCACGGGGTATCTTGGTCCACGAGCAATTGCTCCATCACAAGACGGATGTAGCGGTCATTCCCCGGCTTCGACGGCTGCTGCGAGACGAGGCCATCGACCTCGTCACGGTGGCGCACAGCGGCGGCGATCGGATGTTCTGGTCCACCGTGGCCGCGGCGACGCGTCGCACGCCCGTGGTCGTCTGGTCGCACTGGTTCCCGCGCGCCGGGCATCAGCACTTCGAGACGGCCAATCGCGCGTTGTACCGGTTTGTGGACGTGTTCGTGGCGCTGGGTGAACGACAGCGCCATGCGATGATTCGCCATGAGAAAGTCCCAGCCGGGCGAATCGCCGTGATTCGCAACGCGATTGAATTGGACGCCTTCATTGGCCGGTCGCGCAGCGCGGCTCGGCGCGCGCTGCGGCTCGCGGACGATCAATTTTCCGTGGGGATCGTCGCGAACCTGCGCGCGGAAAAGCGACACGATGCCTTCATTCGCGCGGCGCGAACGCTGGCGGGGCGTTTCCCGAACATGCGATTTTTCATCATCGGCGACGGACCGAACCGCGACGCGGTCCTGGCAGCCGCCGAGGCCTCGGGGCTGGATCACGAGCGGCTGCGGTTGCTTGGCGCGCGGCACGACGTGCCCGATCTGCTGCCGGGGCTGGACGTGGCGTGCCTGTGCAGCGAGATCGAGTGCTTCAGCGTCAGCATGCTGGAGGCGGCGGTGTGCGGCGTGCCGTTCGTCGCACCCAACGTCGGCTGCCTCGGTGAGTTTCTGGTCCACGAGCAGACCGGATTGCTGACGCGCCCGGCCGATCCGGAGGGATTGGCGCTGGCGGTGGAACGCCTGGCGACCGATGCCGACCTGCGTCATCGGATTGTCGAGACCGCGCGGCGGCGGGTGGTTCACGAGTTCGGCGTCGAACACATGGCCGGGGCTTTTTCGGACTTGTTTGCCGTCGTCGCGGCGCGCGGGCCGCGGAAAAGGTCATCGACAAGGCGGGCGATCCGAGCCGCTCCGAGTGCCGTTTGA
- a CDS encoding CpsD/CapB family tyrosine-protein kinase: MAQLPDQPDPKKRREGEREPPPQPEQIWPPPASSKNPPELPRESDEDVVELDWTDEVEKIDEAIEDIRRINGGPTSTSDLDDLAFSPPQAEFLDEKTATSPAKESPAPSRPAIGGPSVAAKCKLREKSEAELGQLWGNIFFAVDESPPKSVIVMGARAGEGATQIAVGLALTGAEADKELRVCLVDFNVRHPQVASLMGLRESPGLTDVLNGRATLDAAIQTVDVRNGHKLYVIAGGPVSEHPLGLLKSRQTQSLIAQLRQRFDHVILDVANAKTYPDPQVLGLLVDGAVLVVKAGDTPRETAAEAKKRLDLAGVRCLGLVLNQRTDPIPGLVYQFT, from the coding sequence GTGGCGCAGTTGCCCGATCAACCCGATCCGAAGAAACGACGCGAAGGGGAGCGCGAGCCGCCCCCGCAGCCGGAGCAGATCTGGCCGCCGCCGGCTTCCTCGAAGAATCCGCCGGAACTTCCGCGCGAATCGGACGAGGACGTGGTCGAGCTGGACTGGACGGACGAGGTTGAGAAGATCGACGAGGCGATTGAAGACATTCGTAGAATAAACGGCGGTCCGACCTCGACGTCCGATCTGGACGATCTGGCGTTTTCCCCGCCGCAGGCCGAGTTCCTCGATGAGAAAACGGCGACTTCTCCGGCGAAGGAATCGCCGGCGCCATCGCGTCCCGCGATCGGCGGTCCGTCCGTGGCTGCCAAGTGCAAGCTGCGCGAGAAGTCCGAAGCCGAGCTGGGCCAGCTTTGGGGCAACATCTTCTTCGCCGTCGATGAGTCGCCGCCCAAGTCGGTGATTGTCATGGGCGCACGCGCGGGCGAAGGCGCGACGCAGATCGCGGTGGGCCTGGCCCTGACCGGCGCCGAGGCGGACAAGGAATTGCGCGTTTGTCTCGTTGATTTCAACGTGCGCCATCCGCAAGTCGCCTCGCTGATGGGCCTGCGTGAGTCGCCGGGATTGACGGACGTTCTGAACGGTCGCGCGACGCTGGACGCCGCGATTCAGACGGTCGACGTGCGGAACGGGCACAAGCTGTATGTCATCGCCGGCGGTCCGGTTTCGGAGCACCCGCTCGGCCTGCTCAAGAGCCGCCAGACCCAGAGCCTGATCGCGCAACTGCGGCAGCGGTTTGATCACGTCATCCTCGATGTCGCCAACGCCAAGACGTATCCCGACCCGCAGGTGCTGGGTCTGCTGGTCGATGGCGCGGTGCTGGTCGTCAAAGCCGGCGACACGCCGCGTGAAACAGCGGCCGAGGCCAAAAAGCGGCTGGACCTCGCCGGGGTGCGTTGCCTGGGCCTTGTGCTGAATCAGCGGACCGATCCGATTCCGGGGCTGGTTTATCAGTTCACCTAG
- the pip gene encoding prolyl aminopeptidase — MQDYYPPIEPFQTGYLKVSDIHEIYYELCGNPRGIPVMVLHGGPGGGCGPNMRRFHDPKRYFIILHDQRGAGKSKPHAELRDNNTQALVDDIERLRLALRLPRVQLFGGSWGSTLALAYAEKYPKHVSSLVLRGIFTATREEIDHFYHGGVAQYYPEVFEQLKSIVPRPDEKTYPVQFLELLQSKDKATRDKAARAWAAYETKLAALVTSDAEVQEILDAEDVYAFSLIENHYMANNCFLKEGQLLADAPKLSGIPTVICHGRYDVICPPIAAWRLMKAIPGARLVLVEAAGHSGSAPPMRSALIEGIKSIQALIADTAEKRMELKAASQPVATQSSGDSRDE, encoded by the coding sequence TTGCAGGATTACTACCCGCCGATCGAGCCGTTTCAGACGGGGTACCTGAAAGTCTCGGACATCCACGAAATCTACTATGAATTATGCGGCAATCCGCGCGGCATCCCCGTCATGGTCCTGCACGGCGGTCCCGGCGGCGGCTGCGGGCCGAACATGCGCCGCTTTCACGATCCGAAGCGATACTTCATCATCCTGCACGATCAGCGCGGTGCGGGGAAGAGCAAACCCCACGCCGAGTTGCGCGACAACAACACGCAGGCGCTCGTGGATGACATCGAGCGCTTGCGCCTCGCGCTGCGTCTGCCGCGCGTGCAGCTCTTTGGCGGTTCGTGGGGTTCGACGCTGGCGCTGGCCTACGCCGAAAAATACCCGAAACACGTCAGCTCCCTCGTGCTGCGCGGCATCTTCACCGCCACGCGCGAGGAGATCGATCATTTCTATCACGGCGGCGTCGCGCAGTATTACCCCGAGGTGTTCGAGCAGCTCAAATCCATCGTGCCCAGGCCGGATGAGAAGACGTACCCGGTCCAGTTTCTCGAACTGCTCCAGAGCAAAGACAAAGCGACGCGCGACAAGGCGGCCCGCGCGTGGGCGGCGTATGAGACCAAGCTCGCGGCGCTGGTCACCAGCGACGCAGAGGTGCAGGAAATCCTCGATGCTGAAGACGTGTACGCTTTCTCGCTGATCGAGAATCATTACATGGCGAACAACTGCTTCTTGAAGGAGGGGCAGCTACTCGCGGACGCGCCGAAACTCTCCGGCATTCCAACAGTTATTTGCCACGGGCGATACGACGTGATCTGCCCGCCCATCGCGGCGTGGCGCTTGATGAAAGCGATCCCCGGAGCGCGACTGGTGCTGGTCGAAGCAGCAGGCCACAGCGGCTCGGCGCCGCCGATGCGTTCCGCCCTGATCGAAGGAATCAAATCAATACAGGCTCTGATCGCGGACACGGCCGAAAAACGCATGGAACTCAAAGCGGCAAGCCAGCCGGTCGCCACGCAGTCGTCAGGGGATTCGCGCGACGAATGA
- a CDS encoding glycosyltransferase: MLGMHTNAYSATALASTDEPVRLLHLVSTFAIKTDTKWLLQIARHLDRRRFQMSAACFYGGGPMQAQLEALGVQTFDLGVPRELDPRAMFRAQRLIARLKPDIVHTHLLRADIYGAVGARLAGVPVVLSTVYAMGDYRREKRRRSDWLIDAACARLPTHAIAVSEAVKADCVARHGMKADHVTVIHTGVEPPASVDVRAAGIARASWGCCGDEKVILTLARLSYEKGIDTLIDAASVLRDTHPDVRVIVLGEGPDREALQSRILERQVEEVVKLAGFTRDVWSAIVAADVVCLPSKSEGMPNVLLEAMAMARPIVATRVGGIPEALTDEHDGLLVEPNRPHLLAHALGRVLHDTTFAARLGRAAQATMQRRFHARDVVGRYEALYTRLLKPWRKASDRLVAVH; encoded by the coding sequence ATGCTTGGAATGCATACAAACGCATATTCCGCAACCGCGCTGGCCTCGACGGACGAGCCGGTTCGTCTGCTCCACCTCGTTTCCACGTTCGCCATCAAGACCGACACGAAATGGCTGCTGCAAATCGCGCGGCACCTGGATCGGCGCAGGTTTCAGATGTCGGCCGCTTGTTTCTACGGCGGCGGCCCGATGCAGGCGCAGCTTGAGGCGCTGGGCGTCCAGACGTTCGACCTCGGCGTGCCGAGGGAGCTGGACCCTCGCGCCATGTTTCGCGCGCAGCGGCTGATCGCCCGCCTCAAGCCGGACATTGTTCACACCCATCTGCTTCGCGCCGATATCTACGGCGCGGTGGGCGCGCGGCTGGCAGGTGTTCCAGTCGTGTTGTCAACCGTTTACGCGATGGGGGATTATCGCCGCGAGAAGCGGCGCCGCAGCGATTGGCTGATCGACGCGGCGTGCGCGCGACTTCCCACGCACGCCATCGCCGTATCGGAGGCCGTGAAGGCCGATTGCGTGGCGCGGCACGGGATGAAAGCCGACCACGTCACGGTGATTCACACCGGCGTGGAACCGCCGGCGTCGGTCGATGTTCGCGCGGCGGGAATCGCCCGTGCAAGCTGGGGCTGCTGCGGCGATGAAAAAGTCATCCTCACCCTGGCGCGGCTTAGCTATGAGAAAGGGATCGATACGCTGATCGACGCCGCGTCGGTGCTGCGCGATACGCATCCTGATGTGCGTGTGATCGTCCTGGGTGAAGGTCCGGATCGCGAAGCGCTCCAAAGTCGCATTCTCGAACGGCAGGTCGAGGAGGTCGTGAAGCTTGCCGGGTTTACACGCGACGTCTGGTCGGCGATTGTTGCGGCCGACGTGGTTTGCCTGCCGAGCAAGTCCGAGGGCATGCCGAACGTGCTGCTGGAGGCGATGGCGATGGCTCGTCCGATCGTCGCGACGCGCGTCGGCGGGATTCCTGAAGCCCTGACCGATGAACACGACGGCTTGCTGGTCGAGCCGAATCGTCCGCACTTGCTGGCCCACGCGCTGGGTCGCGTGTTGCACGATACGACCTTTGCGGCGCGGCTGGGTCGCGCGGCGCAGGCGACGATGCAGCGTCGCTTCCACGCGCGGGATGTCGTGGGTCGGTACGAGGCGCTCTACACACGGCTTCTGAAGCCGTGGAGGAAGGCGAGTGACCGATTGGTCGCGGTACATTGA
- a CDS encoding WecB/TagA/CpsF family glycosyltransferase, producing MTDWSRYIELPPAVDVLDMPLAPLDIASLAATAVARAKAGVPTTACYANAHTMNLAWRDERFRRVLSSCDLLYADGASLVWASRWSRARLPERMTAADYFPLMASACAEAGVSIFLLGSQPGVADKAAEALTRAHPALRIAGTHHGHFDLAESGTVIESINSTRPDIVFVGMSSPRQELWLAEHGHKLTAPVKWCVGALFDYYAGVERRGPAWLCRMGGEWLYRLLMDPIGKWRRYLAGNPVFVFRTLKWAIGRRGVKDGGVGIRTGQMV from the coding sequence GTGACCGATTGGTCGCGGTACATTGAATTGCCGCCGGCGGTGGACGTGCTGGACATGCCGCTCGCGCCGCTGGACATCGCATCGCTCGCGGCGACGGCCGTCGCGCGCGCCAAAGCCGGAGTGCCCACCACGGCTTGCTACGCGAACGCGCACACGATGAACCTCGCCTGGCGCGATGAACGATTCCGCCGGGTGCTTTCCAGCTGCGACCTGCTGTATGCCGATGGTGCTTCGCTCGTCTGGGCCAGCCGCTGGAGCCGTGCGCGGCTGCCCGAGCGCATGACGGCGGCGGATTACTTTCCGCTCATGGCGTCGGCGTGCGCGGAAGCGGGCGTTTCGATTTTTCTGCTCGGCAGCCAACCCGGAGTGGCGGACAAAGCAGCCGAGGCACTGACCCGAGCGCACCCGGCGCTTCGCATCGCCGGGACGCACCACGGTCATTTCGATCTGGCCGAGTCCGGCACAGTCATCGAGTCCATCAATTCGACAAGGCCCGATATTGTATTCGTGGGCATGTCCAGCCCGCGACAGGAGTTGTGGCTGGCCGAACATGGACACAAGCTGACAGCGCCGGTGAAGTGGTGCGTGGGAGCGTTGTTCGACTACTACGCGGGTGTGGAGCGGCGCGGACCGGCATGGTTGTGTCGAATGGGCGGTGAATGGCTGTACCGACTTCTGATGGACCCGATCGGAAAGTGGCGGCGGTATCTGGCGGGGAACCCCGTTTTTGTGTTTCGGACGTTGAAATGGGCCATTGGCCGGCGCGGGGTCAAGGACGGGGGGGTAGGAATCCGAACGGGTCAAATGGTATGA